The following proteins are encoded in a genomic region of Bosea beijingensis:
- a CDS encoding DUF1190 domain-containing protein: protein MATIVILLRRMMIPGSALALLRVATLAPALSLTGPSDLAAQAQAALYVRRDECVEAGKLTAEQCEFAYRNARAEFEQAAPRYGSRAACERNHKRCGAQMISAGGWESFGKGGASYVPRFVGLRVTGEGAARRAVPVVEGTAKVAFAGRPVTELQDKVSGRRGIIGQASSAGRGAHGQTGQGATPYIKRGDRDDTVRVPMEEKVIGSDVKPGLYVDPDGVEWYKPARRR from the coding sequence ATGGCCACAATCGTAATCCTATTGCGCCGGATGATGATTCCGGGTTCCGCTCTGGCGCTGCTGCGCGTCGCCACTCTCGCTCCCGCCCTGTCGCTGACCGGCCCCTCCGATCTGGCGGCACAAGCACAGGCCGCGCTCTATGTGCGCCGCGACGAATGCGTCGAGGCGGGCAAGCTGACGGCGGAGCAATGCGAGTTCGCCTATCGCAACGCCCGTGCCGAGTTCGAGCAGGCGGCGCCGCGCTATGGCTCGCGCGCGGCCTGCGAGCGCAACCACAAGCGCTGCGGCGCGCAGATGATCTCGGCCGGCGGCTGGGAATCCTTCGGCAAGGGCGGTGCGAGCTATGTTCCGCGCTTCGTCGGCTTGCGCGTCACCGGCGAGGGCGCGGCGCGCCGGGCGGTGCCGGTGGTCGAGGGCACGGCCAAGGTCGCTTTCGCCGGGCGTCCGGTGACGGAATTGCAGGACAAGGTCTCCGGGCGGCGCGGCATCATCGGGCAGGCCAGCAGCGCCGGGCGCGGCGCGCATGGCCAGACCGGGCAGGGCGCTACGCCCTATATCAAGCGCGGTGACCGCGACGATACGGTGCGCGTGCCCATGGAGGAGAAGGTGATCGGCTCGGATGTGAAGCCCGGCCTCTATGTCGATCCCGACGGGGTCGAGTGGTACAAGCCCGCCCGCCGGCGTTGA
- a CDS encoding DUF938 domain-containing protein yields MSKPNFWQPTTEAQAGADPRLRAPSAQRNRDAILAVLANILPSSGIVLEIASGSGEHAVHFAGALPGLSFQPSDPSPDAVASIAAWTAESGLGNILPPLVVDARASDWPIETADAILCINMIHIAPWAAAEGLFKHAGRLLKQGQPLYLYGPYKRPDRPLEPSNAAFDDSLRGRDPAWGLRDLEAVTALGTINGFGAPEVIEMPANNLSVIFRKA; encoded by the coding sequence ATGAGCAAACCCAATTTCTGGCAGCCGACCACCGAGGCACAGGCCGGTGCCGACCCTCGCCTGCGCGCGCCTTCGGCGCAGCGCAATCGCGATGCGATCCTCGCCGTCCTGGCCAATATCCTGCCCTCGTCCGGGATCGTGCTGGAGATCGCCTCCGGCTCGGGCGAGCATGCCGTGCATTTCGCCGGCGCCCTGCCCGGCCTGAGCTTCCAGCCGAGCGACCCCTCACCGGACGCGGTCGCCAGCATCGCGGCCTGGACGGCGGAATCCGGCCTCGGCAACATTCTCCCACCGCTGGTCGTCGATGCCAGGGCGTCGGATTGGCCTATCGAAACCGCCGACGCCATCCTCTGCATCAACATGATCCATATCGCGCCCTGGGCCGCGGCCGAGGGATTGTTCAAACATGCCGGCCGGCTGTTGAAGCAGGGACAGCCGCTCTATCTCTACGGCCCCTATAAGCGCCCGGACCGGCCGCTGGAGCCGAGCAACGCGGCTTTCGACGATAGCCTGCGCGGGCGCGACCCGGCCTGGGGCCTGCGCGATCTCGAAGCTGTTACAGCGCTCGGCACGATCAATGGCTTCGGCGCGCCGGAGGTGATCGAGATGCCCGCAAACAATCTGAGCGTGATCTTCAGGAAGGCCTGA
- a CDS encoding hemolysin family protein translates to MIVVALTIVNGLLAMSELAVVSSRTARLKVLSDQGSKGAATAMRLAEDPGRFLSTVQIGITLVGVLSGAFSGATLGARLSEWLGTHGFSPSVSDTLGVGAVVVAITYLSLILGELVPKQVALRDPERVAARVAPAMSLLSKVGAPVVFLLDISGKAVLRLLGQKGESEERVTEEEVRTIIAEAETAGVLERDEREMIAGVMRLADRSARALMTPRREVEVIDLEDSAEEIREQLRATRRSRLPVQDGEADAIVGVILVKDLIEFLQTGEVQDLRALVQEAPIVMDTADSLHVLREIRSSRVHMALVFDEYGHFEGIITPGDVLEAIIGVFQEEEEGEPAIVTRADGSYLVAGWMQVDEFSHELGIPIPRDADFQTVAGFILAEMNHLPNVGESFDKGHWRFEVVDLDGRRIDKILVSRIE, encoded by the coding sequence CTGATCGTCGTGGCGCTGACGATCGTCAATGGACTCCTCGCCATGTCGGAACTCGCCGTGGTTTCGTCGCGCACGGCGCGCCTCAAGGTTCTCAGCGATCAGGGCAGCAAGGGCGCCGCAACCGCGATGCGCCTCGCGGAAGATCCCGGTCGCTTTCTCTCCACCGTTCAGATCGGAATCACGCTCGTCGGCGTGCTCTCGGGCGCCTTCTCCGGCGCCACGCTCGGCGCGCGCCTGTCGGAATGGCTGGGCACGCATGGTTTCTCGCCATCGGTATCGGATACGCTCGGCGTCGGCGCCGTCGTCGTCGCGATCACCTATCTCTCGCTGATCCTCGGCGAACTCGTTCCGAAACAGGTTGCGCTACGCGATCCCGAGCGGGTGGCGGCGCGGGTCGCTCCGGCGATGTCGCTGCTCTCGAAGGTCGGCGCGCCTGTGGTGTTCCTGCTCGATATCTCCGGCAAGGCGGTGCTGCGCCTGCTCGGTCAGAAGGGCGAATCCGAGGAGAGAGTCACCGAGGAGGAGGTGCGCACCATCATCGCCGAGGCGGAGACCGCGGGCGTGCTGGAGCGTGACGAGCGCGAGATGATCGCGGGCGTGATGCGCCTCGCCGACCGCTCGGCCAGGGCGTTGATGACGCCGCGCCGCGAGGTCGAGGTGATCGATCTCGAGGACAGCGCCGAGGAAATCCGCGAGCAATTGCGCGCGACGCGCCGCTCGCGCCTGCCGGTGCAGGATGGCGAGGCTGATGCGATTGTCGGCGTTATCCTCGTCAAGGACCTGATCGAGTTCCTTCAGACCGGCGAGGTGCAGGACCTGCGCGCGTTGGTGCAGGAGGCCCCGATCGTGATGGATACGGCCGACTCGCTGCATGTGCTGCGCGAAATCCGCTCCAGCCGCGTGCATATGGCGCTGGTCTTCGACGAGTACGGCCATTTCGAGGGCATCATCACGCCGGGCGACGTGCTGGAGGCGATCATCGGCGTCTTCCAGGAGGAAGAGGAGGGCGAGCCGGCCATCGTGACCCGCGCCGACGGCTCCTATCTCGTCGCCGGCTGGATGCAGGTCGACGAGTTCTCGCACGAGCTCGGCATCCCGATCCCGCGCGATGCCGATTTCCAGACGGTCGCCGGCTTCATCCTGGCCGAGATGAACCATCTGCCGAATGTCGGCGAAAGCTTCGACAAGGGGCATTGGCGCTTCGAGGTGGTCGATCTCGATGGCCGCCGCATCGACAAGATCCTGGTCAGCCGGATCGAGTGA